A section of the Enterobacter sp. C2 genome encodes:
- the rplF gene encoding 50S ribosomal protein L6: MSRVAKAPVVVPAGVDVKINGQVITIKGKNGELTRTLNDAVEVNHADNALTFGPRDGYVDGWAQAGTARALLNSMVIGVTEGFTKKLQLVGVGYRAAVKGNAVNLSLGFSHPVEHQLPAGITAECPTQTEIVLKGADKQMIGQVAADLRAYRRPEPYKGKGVRYADEVVRTKEAKKK, translated from the coding sequence ATGTCTCGTGTTGCTAAAGCACCGGTCGTTGTTCCTGCCGGCGTTGATGTAAAAATCAACGGTCAGGTTATTACGATCAAAGGTAAAAACGGCGAGCTGACTCGTACTCTCAACGATGCTGTTGAAGTGAATCATGCAGATAATGCACTGACCTTCGGTCCGCGTGATGGTTACGTAGATGGTTGGGCTCAGGCTGGTACCGCGCGTGCCCTGCTGAATTCAATGGTTATCGGTGTTACCGAAGGCTTCACTAAGAAGCTGCAGCTGGTTGGTGTAGGTTATCGTGCAGCAGTCAAAGGGAATGCAGTAAACCTGTCTCTGGGTTTCTCGCATCCTGTTGAGCATCAGCTGCCAGCGGGGATCACCGCAGAATGTCCGACTCAGACTGAAATCGTGCTGAAAGGCGCTGATAAGCAGATGATCGGTCAGGTTGCAGCAGATCTGCGCGCCTACCGTCGTCCTGAGCCTTATAAAGGCAAGGGTGTTCGTTACGCCGACGAAGTCGTGCGTACCAAAGAGGCTAAGAAGAAGTAA
- the rplR gene encoding 50S ribosomal protein L18, which translates to MDKKSARIRRATRARRKLQELGATRLVVHRTPRHIYAQVIAPNGSEVLVAASTVEKAIAEQLKFTGNKDAAAAVGKAVAERALEKGIKDVSFDRSGFQYHGRVQALADAAREAGLQF; encoded by the coding sequence ATGGATAAGAAATCTGCTCGTATCCGTCGTGCGACCCGCGCACGCCGCAAGCTCCAGGAGCTGGGTGCAACTCGCCTGGTGGTACATCGTACCCCGCGTCATATTTACGCACAGGTAATTGCTCCGAATGGTTCTGAAGTTCTGGTAGCTGCTTCTACTGTAGAAAAAGCTATCGCTGAACAACTGAAGTTCACCGGAAACAAAGACGCAGCCGCAGCTGTAGGTAAAGCTGTTGCAGAACGCGCTCTGGAAAAAGGCATCAAAGATGTTTCTTTTGACCGTTCCGGGTTCCAATATCATGGTCGTGTCCAGGCACTGGCAGATGCTGCCCGTGAAGCTGGCCTTCAGTTCTAA
- the rpsE gene encoding 30S ribosomal protein S5, translating to MSHIEKQAGELQEKLIAVNRVSKTVKGGRIFSFTALTVVGDGNGRVGFGYGKAREVPAAIQKAMEKARRNMINVALNHGTLQHPVKGVHTGSRVFMQPASEGTGIIAGGAMRAVLEVAGVHNVLAKAYGSTNPINVVRATIDGLENMNSPEMVAAKRGKSVEEILGK from the coding sequence ATGTCACACATCGAAAAACAAGCTGGCGAACTGCAGGAAAAGCTGATCGCGGTTAACCGCGTATCTAAAACCGTAAAAGGTGGTCGTATTTTCTCCTTCACAGCTCTGACTGTAGTAGGCGATGGTAACGGTCGCGTTGGTTTTGGTTACGGTAAAGCGCGTGAAGTTCCAGCAGCGATCCAGAAAGCGATGGAGAAAGCCCGTCGCAACATGATTAACGTCGCGCTGAACCACGGCACCCTGCAGCACCCTGTTAAAGGTGTGCACACGGGTTCTCGTGTATTCATGCAGCCGGCTTCAGAAGGTACCGGTATCATCGCCGGTGGTGCAATGCGCGCCGTTCTGGAAGTCGCTGGGGTTCATAACGTTCTGGCTAAAGCCTATGGTTCCACCAACCCGATCAACGTGGTTCGTGCAACTATCGACGGCCTGGAAAATATGAATTCTCCAGAAATGGTCGCTGCCAAGCGTGGTAAATCCGTTGAAGAAATTCTGGGGAAATAA
- the rpmD gene encoding 50S ribosomal protein L30 — MAKTIKITQTRSAIGRLPKHKATLLGLGLRRIGHTVEREDTPAVRGMVNAISFMVKVEE; from the coding sequence ATGGCAAAGACTATTAAAATTACTCAAACCCGCAGTGCAATCGGTCGTCTGCCGAAACACAAGGCAACGCTGCTTGGCCTGGGTCTGCGTCGTATTGGTCACACCGTAGAACGCGAGGATACTCCCGCTGTTCGTGGTATGGTTAACGCGATTTCCTTCATGGTTAAAGTTGAGGAGTAA
- the rplO gene encoding 50S ribosomal protein L15: MRLNTLSPAEGSKKAGKRLGRGIGSGLGKTGGRGHKGQNSRSGGGVRRGFEGGQMPLYRRLPKFGFTSRKAMITAEVRLSDLAKVEGDVVDLNTLKAANIIGIQIEFAKVILSGEVSTPVTVRGLRVTKGARAAIEAAGGKIEE; this comes from the coding sequence ATGCGTTTAAATACTCTGTCTCCGGCCGAAGGCTCTAAAAAGGCGGGTAAACGCCTGGGTCGTGGTATCGGTTCTGGCCTCGGTAAAACCGGTGGTCGTGGTCACAAAGGTCAGAACTCTCGTTCTGGCGGTGGCGTACGTCGCGGTTTCGAGGGTGGTCAGATGCCTCTGTACCGTCGTCTGCCGAAATTCGGTTTCACTTCGCGTAAAGCAATGATCACGGCAGAAGTTCGTCTGTCCGATCTGGCTAAAGTAGAAGGCGACGTAGTTGACCTGAACACGCTGAAAGCGGCAAACATTATCGGTATCCAGATCGAGTTCGCGAAAGTGATCCTGTCTGGTGAAGTTTCTACTCCGGTAACTGTTCGTGGCCTGCGTGTTACTAAAGGCGCTCGTGCTGCTATCGAAGCTGCTGGCGGTAAAATCGAGGAATAA
- the secY gene encoding preprotein translocase subunit SecY — translation MAKQPGLDFQSAKGGLGELKRRLLFVIGALIVFRIGSFIPIPGIDAAVLAKLLEQQRGTIIEMFNMFSGGALSRASIFALGIMPYISASIIVQLLTVVYPPLAELKKEGESGRRKISQYTRYGTLVLAIFQSIGIATGLPNMPGMQGLVMNPGFAFYFTAVVSLVTGTMFLMWLGEQITERGIGNGISIIIFAGIVAGLPPAIAHTIEQARQGDLHFLLLLLVAVLVFAVTFFVVFVERGQRRIVVNYAKRQQGRRVYAAQSTHLPLKVNMAGVIPAIFASSIILFPATIASWFGNGTGWNWLTTISLYLQPGQPLYVLLYATAIIFFCFFYTALVFNPRETADNLKKSGAFVPGIRPGEQTAKYIDKVMTRLTLVGALYITFICLIPEFMRDAMKVPFYFGGTSLLIVVVVIMDFMAQVQTLMMSSQYESALKKANLKGYSR, via the coding sequence ATGGCTAAACAACCGGGATTAGATTTTCAAAGTGCCAAAGGTGGCTTAGGCGAGCTGAAACGCAGACTGCTGTTTGTAATCGGTGCGCTTATTGTGTTCCGTATTGGCTCTTTTATTCCGATCCCTGGTATTGATGCCGCTGTACTTGCCAAACTGCTTGAGCAACAGCGAGGCACCATCATTGAGATGTTTAACATGTTCTCTGGTGGTGCTCTCAGCCGAGCTTCAATCTTTGCGCTGGGCATTATGCCGTATATTTCGGCCTCTATTATTGTCCAACTGCTGACGGTGGTTTACCCACCGCTGGCAGAGTTGAAGAAAGAAGGGGAGTCTGGTCGTCGTAAGATCAGCCAGTACACCCGTTACGGCACTCTGGTGCTGGCAATATTCCAGTCGATCGGTATTGCTACCGGTCTACCGAATATGCCTGGTATGCAGGGCCTGGTAATGAATCCAGGCTTTGCATTCTATTTCACCGCTGTTGTAAGTCTGGTCACAGGAACGATGTTCCTGATGTGGCTCGGCGAACAGATTACTGAACGTGGTATCGGTAACGGTATCTCGATCATTATCTTCGCTGGTATCGTTGCGGGACTCCCGCCAGCCATTGCCCATACGATCGAGCAAGCGCGTCAAGGCGACCTGCACTTCCTCCTGTTGCTGTTGGTTGCAGTATTAGTATTTGCAGTGACGTTCTTTGTTGTGTTTGTTGAACGTGGTCAACGCCGTATTGTGGTAAACTACGCGAAACGCCAGCAGGGTCGTCGTGTCTATGCTGCACAGAGCACACATTTACCGCTGAAAGTGAATATGGCGGGGGTAATCCCGGCAATCTTCGCTTCCAGTATTATTCTGTTCCCAGCGACCATCGCGTCATGGTTCGGGAATGGTACTGGTTGGAACTGGCTGACAACAATTTCGCTGTATTTGCAGCCTGGGCAACCGCTTTATGTGTTACTCTATGCGACTGCAATCATCTTCTTCTGTTTCTTCTACACGGCGTTGGTTTTCAACCCGCGTGAAACAGCAGATAACCTGAAGAAGTCCGGTGCATTTGTACCAGGAATTCGTCCGGGAGAACAAACGGCGAAGTACATCGATAAAGTAATGACCCGCCTGACTCTGGTCGGTGCGCTCTACATTACCTTTATCTGCCTGATCCCGGAGTTCATGCGTGATGCAATGAAAGTACCGTTCTACTTCGGTGGAACCTCACTGCTCATCGTTGTTGTCGTGATTATGGACTTTATGGCTCAAGTGCAAACTCTAATGATGTCGAGTCAGTATGAGTCTGCATTGAAGAAGGCGAACCTGAAAGGCTATAGCCGCTAA
- the rpmJ gene encoding 50S ribosomal protein L36: MKVRASVKKLCRNCKIVKRDGVIRVICSAEPKHKQRQG; encoded by the coding sequence ATGAAAGTTCGTGCTTCCGTCAAGAAATTATGCCGTAACTGCAAAATCGTTAAGCGTGATGGCGTCATCCGCGTGATTTGCAGTGCCGAGCCGAAGCATAAACAGCGCCAAGGCTGA
- the rpsM gene encoding 30S ribosomal protein S13: MARIAGINIPDQKHAVIALTSIYGVGKTRSKAILASAGIAEDVKISELSEEQIDTLRDEVAKFVVEGDLRREVSMSIKRLMDLGCYRGLRHRRGLPVRGQRTKTNARTRKGPRKPIKK, translated from the coding sequence GTGGCCCGTATAGCAGGCATTAACATTCCTGATCAGAAACACGCCGTAATCGCATTAACGTCGATCTACGGTGTCGGCAAGACCCGTTCTAAAGCCATTCTGGCTTCTGCGGGTATCGCTGAAGATGTTAAGATCAGTGAGCTGTCTGAAGAACAAATCGACACGCTGCGTGACGAAGTTGCCAAATTTGTCGTTGAAGGTGATCTGCGCCGTGAAGTTAGCATGAGCATCAAGCGCCTTATGGATCTTGGTTGCTATCGCGGTTTGCGTCATCGTCGTGGTCTGCCAGTGCGCGGTCAGCGTACTAAGACCAACGCACGTACCCGTAAGGGTCCGCGCAAACCGATCAAGAAATAA
- the rpsK gene encoding 30S ribosomal protein S11, with protein MAKAPVRARKRVRKQVSDGVAHVHASFNNTIVTITDRQGNALGWATAGGSGFRGSRKSTPFAAQVAAERCADAVKEYGIKNLEVMVKGPGPGRESTIRALNAAGFRITNITDVTPIPHNGCRPPKKRRV; from the coding sequence ATGGCAAAGGCACCAGTTCGTGCACGTAAGCGTGTAAGAAAACAAGTCTCTGACGGCGTGGCTCATGTCCATGCTTCTTTTAACAACACCATCGTAACTATTACCGATCGTCAGGGTAATGCGCTGGGTTGGGCAACAGCCGGTGGTTCCGGTTTCCGTGGTTCTCGCAAATCTACTCCGTTCGCAGCTCAGGTTGCAGCAGAGCGTTGCGCTGACGCCGTAAAAGAATACGGTATCAAGAATCTGGAAGTTATGGTTAAAGGTCCGGGTCCAGGCCGCGAATCTACTATTCGTGCTCTGAACGCCGCTGGTTTCCGCATCACTAATATTACTGATGTGACTCCGATCCCTCATAACGGTTGTCGTCCGCCGAAAAAACGCCGCGTATAA
- the rpsD gene encoding 30S ribosomal protein S4 produces MARYLGPKLKLSRREGTDLFLKSGVRAIDTKCKIEQAPGQHGARKPRLSDYGVQLREKQKVRRMYGVLERQFRNYYKEAARLKGNTGENLLALLEGRLDNVVYRMGFGATRAEARQLVSHKAIMVNGRVVNIASYQVTPNDVVSIREKAKKQSRVKAALELAEQREKPTWLEVDAGKMEGTYKRKPERSDLSADINEHLIVELYSK; encoded by the coding sequence ATGGCAAGATATTTGGGTCCTAAGCTCAAGCTGAGCCGTCGTGAGGGCACCGACTTATTCCTTAAGTCTGGCGTTCGCGCGATCGATACCAAGTGTAAAATTGAACAAGCTCCTGGCCAGCACGGTGCGCGTAAACCGCGTCTGTCTGACTATGGTGTACAGTTGCGTGAAAAGCAGAAAGTTCGCCGTATGTACGGTGTTCTGGAGCGTCAGTTCCGTAACTACTATAAAGAAGCAGCTCGTCTGAAAGGCAACACGGGTGAAAACCTGCTGGCTCTGCTCGAAGGTCGTCTGGACAACGTAGTATACCGTATGGGCTTTGGCGCAACTCGCGCGGAAGCACGTCAGCTCGTTAGCCATAAAGCAATCATGGTAAACGGCCGCGTTGTTAACATCGCTTCTTATCAGGTAACTCCGAATGACGTAGTTAGCATCCGTGAGAAAGCCAAAAAGCAATCTCGCGTGAAGGCCGCTCTGGAGTTGGCTGAGCAGCGTGAAAAGCCAACCTGGCTGGAAGTTGATGCTGGCAAGATGGAAGGTACGTACAAGCGCAAGCCTGAGCGTTCTGATCTGTCTGCGGACATTAACGAACACCTGATCGTCGAGCTTTACTCCAAGTAA
- the rpoA gene encoding DNA-directed RNA polymerase subunit alpha, with product MQGSVTEFLKPRLVDIEQVSSTHAKVTLEPLERGFGHTLGNALRRILLSSMPGCAVTEVEIDGVLHEYSTKEGVQEDILEILLNLKGLAVRVQGKDDVILTLNKSGIGPVTAADITHDGDVEIVKPQHVICHLTDENASISMRIKVQRGRGYVPASARIHSEEDERPIGRLLVDACYSPVERIAYNVEAARVEQRTDLDKLVIEMETNGTIDPEEAIRRAATILAEQLEAFVDLRDVRQPEVKEEKPEFDPILLRPVDDLELTVRSANCLKAEAIHYIGDLVQRTEVELLKTPNLGKKSLTEIKDVLASRGLSLGMRLENWPPASIADE from the coding sequence ATGCAGGGTTCTGTGACAGAGTTTCTAAAACCGCGCCTGGTAGATATCGAGCAAGTGAGTTCGACGCACGCCAAGGTGACCCTTGAGCCTTTAGAGCGTGGCTTTGGCCATACTCTGGGTAACGCACTGCGCCGTATTCTGCTCTCATCGATGCCGGGTTGTGCGGTGACCGAGGTTGAGATTGATGGTGTACTACATGAGTACAGCACCAAAGAAGGCGTTCAGGAAGATATCCTGGAGATCCTGCTCAACCTGAAAGGGCTGGCGGTGAGAGTTCAAGGTAAAGATGATGTTATTCTTACCCTGAATAAATCTGGCATTGGCCCTGTGACTGCAGCCGACATCACCCACGACGGTGATGTCGAAATCGTCAAGCCGCAGCACGTGATCTGCCACCTGACCGATGAGAACGCATCTATTAGCATGCGTATCAAAGTTCAGCGCGGTCGTGGTTATGTGCCGGCTTCTGCCCGAATTCATTCGGAAGAAGATGAGCGCCCAATTGGCCGTCTGCTGGTTGACGCATGCTATAGCCCTGTAGAGCGTATTGCCTACAATGTTGAAGCAGCGCGTGTAGAGCAGCGTACCGACCTGGACAAGCTGGTCATCGAAATGGAAACCAACGGCACAATCGATCCTGAAGAGGCGATTCGTCGTGCGGCAACCATCCTGGCAGAACAACTGGAAGCTTTCGTTGACTTACGTGATGTACGTCAGCCGGAAGTGAAAGAAGAGAAACCAGAATTCGATCCGATCCTGCTGCGCCCTGTTGACGATCTGGAATTGACTGTCCGCTCTGCTAACTGCCTTAAAGCAGAAGCTATCCACTATATCGGTGATCTGGTACAGCGTACCGAGGTTGAGCTACTTAAAACGCCTAACCTGGGTAAAAAATCTCTTACCGAGATTAAAGACGTGCTGGCCTCACGTGGTCTGTCTCTGGGCATGCGCCTGGAAAACTGGCCGCCGGCAAGCATTGCTGACGAGTAA
- the rplQ gene encoding 50S ribosomal protein L17 produces the protein MRHRKSGRQLNRNSSHRQAMFRNMAGSLVRHEIIKTTLPKAKELRRVVEPLITLAKTDSVANRRLAFARTRDNEIVAKLFNELGPRFASRAGGYTRILKCGFRAGDNAPMAYIELVDRSESQAEAAAE, from the coding sequence ATGCGCCATCGTAAGAGTGGTCGTCAACTGAACCGCAACAGCAGCCATCGCCAGGCTATGTTCCGCAATATGGCAGGTTCACTTGTTCGTCATGAGATCATCAAGACGACCCTGCCTAAAGCGAAAGAGCTGCGCCGCGTAGTTGAGCCGCTGATTACTCTTGCCAAGACTGATAGCGTAGCTAATCGTCGTCTGGCATTCGCCCGTACTCGTGATAACGAGATCGTGGCAAAACTGTTTAACGAGCTGGGCCCGCGTTTCGCGAGCCGTGCCGGTGGTTACACTCGCATTCTGAAGTGTGGCTTCCGTGCAGGCGACAACGCTCCGATGGCTTACATCGAGCTGGTTGATCGTTCTGAATCGCAAGCAGAAGCTGCTGCAGAGTAA
- a CDS encoding DUF1992 domain-containing protein: MWLLDQWAERHIRDAQQQGEFDNLPGSGEPLRLDDDAHVPPELRAGYRLLKNAGCLPPELAQRKEAMALADLLKTVQRDNPDYHELRRRLALLELQLRQAGLSTDFLRGEYADKLMKKMGEE, encoded by the coding sequence ATGTGGTTACTCGATCAGTGGGCAGAACGCCATATTCGTGATGCCCAGCAACAAGGTGAATTTGATAATCTTCCCGGTAGCGGTGAGCCGCTGCGTCTCGATGATGATGCGCATGTCCCCCCTGAACTACGGGCAGGCTACCGACTCCTGAAGAATGCCGGCTGTTTGCCGCCGGAGTTGGCCCAGCGTAAAGAGGCTATGGCGCTGGCCGATCTGTTAAAGACGGTACAGCGAGATAATCCTGACTATCATGAACTCAGGCGTAGATTAGCCCTGCTTGAACTCCAGCTGCGCCAGGCTGGTTTAAGCACCGACTTTTTGCGCGGTGAGTATGCCGATAAACTGATGAAAAAAATGGGCGAGGAGTAG
- the zntR gene encoding Zn(2+)-responsive transcriptional regulator: MYRIGELAKLAEVTPDTVRYYEKQQMMDHEVRTQGGFRLYTDRDLQRLKFIRHARQLGFTLESIRELLSIRIDPEHHTCQESKGIVQSRLSEVEARIEELQVMRRSLQRLNDACCGTAHSSVYCSILEALEQGGIKSAGQKGC; this comes from the coding sequence ATGTACCGAATTGGAGAGCTGGCAAAGCTCGCAGAGGTGACGCCTGATACCGTTCGCTATTATGAAAAGCAACAGATGATGGATCATGAGGTGCGAACGCAGGGCGGTTTCCGTCTGTATACTGACAGAGATCTTCAGCGGCTGAAGTTTATTCGCCACGCACGGCAGCTTGGTTTTACCCTGGAATCGATCCGGGAGCTGCTGTCGATCCGTATCGATCCCGAGCACCATACCTGCCAGGAGTCAAAAGGCATTGTTCAGTCTCGCCTAAGCGAAGTTGAAGCCCGGATTGAAGAGTTGCAGGTGATGCGTCGCTCCCTTCAGCGACTTAACGACGCCTGCTGCGGCACGGCCCATAGCAGCGTTTACTGCTCGATTTTGGAAGCGCTGGAGCAGGGTGGGATAAAGAGTGCTGGTCAGAAAGGGTGTTAA
- the mscL gene encoding large-conductance mechanosensitive channel protein MscL, whose amino-acid sequence MSLLKEFRAFAMRGNVIDLAVGVIIGAAFGKIVSSLVADIIMPPLGLLIGGVDFKQFAWTLRPAQGDLPAVVMHYGVFIQNIFDFLIVAFAIFMAIKLINRLHQKKKEEPKAPPAPSKEELLLTEIRDLLKEQNSRP is encoded by the coding sequence ATGAGTTTGTTAAAAGAGTTTCGCGCTTTCGCCATGCGCGGCAACGTTATCGATCTGGCCGTCGGGGTCATCATTGGTGCGGCGTTCGGTAAAATTGTCTCGTCGCTGGTTGCTGATATCATTATGCCTCCCCTCGGCCTGCTGATCGGCGGCGTCGATTTCAAACAGTTCGCGTGGACGCTGCGTCCGGCTCAGGGTGACCTCCCTGCCGTTGTCATGCACTACGGCGTATTCATTCAAAACATTTTTGATTTTCTGATCGTGGCATTTGCGATCTTTATGGCGATTAAGCTGATTAACCGGCTCCATCAGAAGAAGAAAGAAGAACCTAAAGCCCCGCCGGCACCCTCTAAAGAGGAGCTGCTGCTGACTGAGATCCGCGACCTGCTCAAAGAGCAGAACAGCCGTCCTTAA
- the trkA gene encoding Trk system potassium transporter TrkA, whose protein sequence is MKIIILGAGQVGGTLAENLVGENNDITVVDINGDRLHMLQDKFDLRVVQGHGSHPRVLREAGADDADMLVAVTSSDETNMVACQVAYSLFNTPNRIARIRAPDYVRDADKLFNTDAVPIDHLIAPEQLVIDSIYRLIEYPGALQVVNFAEGKVSLAVVKAYYGGPLVGNALSIMREHMPHIDTRVAAIFRHDRPIRPQGSTIVEAGDEVFFIAASQHIRAVMSELQRLEKPYKRIMLVGGGNIGAGLARQLEKDYSVKLIERDQRRAAELAEKLQNTIVFYGDASDQELLAEEHIDQVDLFIAVTNDDEANIMSAMLAKRMGAKKVMVLIQRRAYVDLVQGSVIDIAISPQEATISALLSHVRKADIVGVSSLRRGVAEAIEAVAHGDESTSRVVGRVIDEIKLPPGTIIGAVVRGNDVMIANDNLRIEQGDHVIMFLTDKKFITDVERLFQPSPFFL, encoded by the coding sequence ATGAAGATAATTATTCTGGGTGCAGGACAGGTTGGCGGCACGCTGGCCGAAAACCTGGTCGGTGAAAACAATGACATTACCGTTGTTGATATCAATGGCGATCGTCTGCACATGTTGCAGGATAAGTTTGATCTGCGGGTTGTTCAGGGGCACGGTTCGCACCCCCGCGTTTTGCGCGAGGCGGGAGCTGACGATGCAGATATGCTCGTTGCCGTCACCAGCTCCGATGAAACCAATATGGTTGCCTGCCAGGTCGCCTACTCGCTGTTTAATACGCCCAACCGCATCGCGCGTATTCGTGCGCCTGACTACGTACGCGATGCAGATAAGCTATTTAATACCGACGCCGTACCTATCGATCATCTGATCGCGCCCGAGCAGTTGGTGATCGATAGCATCTATCGTCTGATTGAGTACCCTGGTGCATTGCAGGTTGTTAACTTTGCCGAAGGTAAAGTAAGCCTTGCGGTGGTGAAAGCCTACTACGGCGGGCCGCTGGTGGGTAACGCCCTGTCAATTATGCGCGAGCATATGCCGCATATCGACACCCGTGTTGCGGCCATCTTCCGTCATGACAGGCCGATCCGCCCGCAGGGATCGACCATTGTTGAAGCAGGCGATGAGGTATTTTTTATCGCCGCATCACAGCATATTCGTGCCGTCATGAGCGAGCTACAGCGTCTGGAAAAACCCTATAAGCGTATTATGCTGGTAGGCGGCGGTAACATAGGCGCAGGCCTCGCACGCCAGTTAGAGAAGGACTACAGCGTTAAGTTGATCGAGCGCGATCAGCGCCGGGCGGCGGAGCTAGCCGAAAAGCTGCAAAATACGATCGTATTCTACGGTGATGCGTCGGATCAAGAGCTGCTGGCGGAAGAGCATATCGATCAGGTGGATCTTTTCATTGCCGTTACCAATGACGATGAAGCCAACATTATGTCCGCCATGCTGGCCAAGCGTATGGGGGCGAAAAAAGTGATGGTGCTGATCCAGCGCCGCGCCTACGTTGACCTCGTGCAGGGCAGCGTCATTGATATCGCTATCTCCCCGCAGGAGGCAACGATCTCTGCGCTGCTTAGCCACGTGCGTAAGGCAGATATTGTGGGTGTCTCCTCTCTGCGTCGGGGCGTTGCCGAGGCGATCGAGGCCGTGGCGCACGGTGACGAGAGTACTTCCCGCGTCGTAGGCCGAGTGATTGATGAAATTAAGCTGCCGCCGGGAACGATCATCGGGGCAGTTGTGCGCGGTAACGACGTTATGATTGCTAACGATAATTTACGTATTGAGCAAGGCGATCACGTTATTATGTTCCTGACGGATAAAAAGTTTATCACCGATGTAGAACGGCTGTTCCAACCGAGCCCCTTCTTCCTGTAA
- the rsmB gene encoding 16S rRNA (cytosine(967)-C(5))-methyltransferase RsmB, protein MKKTINLRSMAAQAIEQVVEQGQSLSNVLPALQQKVSDKDKALLQELCFGVLRTLSQMEWLINKLMSRPMTGKQRTLHYLIMVGFYQLLYTRVPPHAALAETVEGAVAIKRPQLKGLINGVLRQFQRQQEPLLAEFATSESRFLHPDWLLKRLQKAYPQQWERIVEANNLRPPMWLRVNRNHHSRDAWLALLEASGQQGFPHSDYPDAVRLASPAPVQALPGFDQGWVTVQDASAQGCMNFLEPQNGEQILDLCAAPGGKTTHILEVAPEASVLAVDVDEQRLSRVYDNLKRLGVKAQVKQGDGRFPAQWCGDQTFDRILLDAPCSATGVIRRHPDIKWLRRDRDIPELVQLQSAILDAIWPHLKPGGTLVYATCSVLPEENSLQIAEFLKRTPDAQLSGTGTPAQPGQQNLPGAEEGDGFYYAKLIKQ, encoded by the coding sequence ATGAAAAAAACAATCAATTTACGCAGCATGGCAGCGCAGGCCATCGAACAGGTTGTTGAGCAGGGGCAGTCGCTCAGTAACGTCCTCCCTGCTCTGCAACAGAAAGTCTCGGATAAAGATAAAGCCCTGCTTCAAGAGCTGTGCTTCGGCGTGCTACGCACGCTCTCCCAAATGGAGTGGCTCATCAATAAGCTGATGTCTCGGCCGATGACCGGCAAGCAGCGCACCCTTCACTATCTGATCATGGTTGGGTTTTATCAGCTGCTCTATACCCGCGTTCCGCCGCACGCTGCCTTAGCGGAAACGGTAGAGGGTGCGGTAGCGATTAAGCGTCCGCAGCTCAAAGGCCTGATTAACGGCGTGCTGCGCCAGTTCCAGCGTCAGCAGGAGCCGCTGCTGGCAGAGTTTGCCACCAGTGAAAGCCGTTTTTTGCACCCTGACTGGTTGCTTAAACGCCTGCAAAAAGCCTACCCGCAGCAGTGGGAGCGTATCGTTGAGGCTAACAACCTGCGTCCGCCGATGTGGCTACGCGTGAACCGCAACCACCACTCCCGCGATGCCTGGCTGGCGCTGTTGGAGGCCTCCGGCCAGCAGGGTTTTCCTCATAGCGATTATCCCGATGCCGTGCGCCTGGCCTCGCCTGCCCCTGTGCAGGCTCTGCCCGGCTTCGATCAGGGCTGGGTGACGGTACAGGACGCCTCGGCCCAGGGCTGCATGAATTTTCTGGAGCCACAAAATGGCGAGCAGATCCTCGATCTCTGTGCCGCGCCGGGGGGTAAAACAACCCATATTCTGGAAGTTGCTCCTGAAGCCAGCGTCCTGGCAGTTGACGTTGATGAACAGCGCCTCTCCCGCGTCTACGATAACCTGAAGCGTTTGGGAGTGAAGGCGCAGGTTAAGCAGGGCGACGGCCGATTCCCTGCCCAGTGGTGCGGCGACCAGACGTTCGATCGTATTCTGCTTGATGCCCCCTGCTCGGCGACCGGAGTGATCCGTCGCCATCCGGATATCAAGTGGCTGCGCCGGGATCGCGATATCCCGGAGCTGGTCCAGCTGCAGTCCGCTATTCTCGATGCCATCTGGCCGCACCTGAAACCGGGCGGTACCCTGGTGTATGCCACCTGTTCCGTTCTTCCGGAGGAGAACAGCCTGCAAATTGCTGAGTTCCTCAAGCGTACGCCCGATGCGCAGCTAAGCGGTACGGGCACGCCAGCGCAGCCGGGACAGCAAAATCTTCCCGGCGCAGAAGAAGGTGACGGCTTCTATTACGCTAAGCTAATCAAACAGTAA